TAACGATGTGAGGCTGAGTTCGAAACCCGCGTGGGCAGAAGTCTGGCACCTTTGGCGCGTCATCATCCCGAGGCGGTCGATTTCGGGCAAGCTGGTTTGGGGACAGGTGTGGAGGCGTTGGGATGGCAGGCGGTGGTCGTACAAGAAATTCGTCGCGGATGTAGAGGGCGAAGCGAGCATAGGGAACGCGACCGAGGCGTAGGGAATTCAACCGTGCCGGTTTGCAAATAACGCCGATGGCTATTCTCGTAACTGACGCGCTAGACCGAACCGTGATGGTCTTGCCGGTGTCGGTATTGTGCCGCAGCCAACGTTTCCATTCTGATCGCTGGTGGCACCAGAACAAGTAATGCCGGCATCATTGACGGTGGGCTGGGCGAACATGCGGCCGAGGCTGACTCGTGCCAGCGCTGGCAAGTCATGCTTTCAATCTACCTGCGCCACTTCGGTTGCGCTTGGCGCTTGTGTGTTTGGAGCTTGTCCGAACGCGAACCGACGGCGGCACGCGGACGTTCCATTGGTGGAGAAATCTTGCGGGCACGACTTCGATCCGGAACTCTTCCCATAGCGGCTTGTCGGGAGTAATCGAAATCAGATGCAGAAGACCGCCTGCCGCTAAAGCATCCTCCTCCTTTACTCCCTCGTTCGCCATTGCGACCAAATGCTTCGCGAGAGAGGGCCGCGCGATCTCTTCAGAAATTTTTTCACTCTGAGCGGACAGGTAGTAACGTTCCCAGGCCCGAATAAAGGATCGGGCGAGAATCTTGGGAAGATCATCTTGGCGGGCAGACTCGAACATAGCGGGCCATGCTCTGATTAAAAGAAATTATATCTGTTCGCCGATTGGTACAAAATAGAGGTCAAAGGTGGGCCAGAATTCGTCGGGCCTCGGAATTTCAACCGTGACGTCCAAGAAAGTTGACCCTGCCATTTAGCCCATCCCACCCAAGGCGCGTCAATCGGCGATCCAACGCTTGCTCAGATCGGGGTGATGAAGGCGATTTGTACCAGGCTGGTGAAGCGGTCTTCAATCCCGATCGACAGGAAACCCGTAGGGGGCCAGCGGAAGCTGATGCGGGACCAATGACGACGGTCTGAATCTGAGAGCAGCACTCGGCACGTCAGAACACAAAATGGGCGCGGATCGCCGCGATAGGATCACGCCTCTCGCTGCCGACAACGCTGCGGCTGCCCTCGCGGCCAACACACATGCCGCGGCTCGTGGCGGCATTCGATGTATCCCGTCCGGCACGGGAGGGCAGAACGCGCAGATGGCACGACTCAGGAACGGCGAAAAGCCGGGCAATGAGAGTGGCTGGAATGCACTTGGTCGGCATTCGGGAGAACGAATGACGGCCTCTCGCCAGCGTGATTGTTTTACCGATTATTAACCATATCGAGGCAGCTTAATCCCGCGGATCCTTGTAGCTGATCACCGCTCGCAAAGTCCGAACCCATGATCACGAAATGGTTGGTGCTATCGGTCGTGCTGGCCCTGTGCGGATGCAGCTCAAGCCAACAAGTCCAGTTCTCGCAACCTCATCGTTTCGCCTGGGATGGTCTTGGCCGTGATCCCAACCTGCCGGCGACGAAGCGAACACGCACAAAAATCGACGAAGCAAAACCGGCAAGCCAAAACAGGGATGCCGAGTTAGCCAAGCTTCGCCAATTTTCGCGGGAGTGGGTAACCCTGCTCCAGGCGATCGAGGCCGAAGATGACGCACGGATTTCCAAACTTATGGTCATTTGTAGGGGGTGTGAATTGGCGAGCCGCGAGGTCAGTCCGTCCCCATCGCTGAGATCGAACCAGCGAATCACGGACGCCGTAAGATAGAGCGAAAGAGCTTGTCTGCGGACCGGCCGAGCGAACGGACAAGCTTTGCGTCTAAAAACAAAAGGCCGCCGACGTGAACCGGCCGGCTCGGAAAAGCCGGAGCGGCTTTTTGTTTTTGGCTCCATAATTAACCTGCAGCGCGGGCACAAAGCTCAATATATGCTGCCGATATTTTTTAGGACTGCTAGGGCAGTTGAATTAATGCGGACGGTACCCCGCTCTGGAGATATTTGATGATCACCGTGTTGCAAGCCCTATTTTTTGCTGCGATCGCGATCGCGATCGGTTGGTACGCCTGGCGTGGCATTGTGGCGGGCCAAATTATGATCGGCATTCGGGGCATCGGCGAGTTTTGGTTTGACCGGCACCAAGACCCCTTTACGTTTTGGATCGTAATTTCATTTGTCGCCTTCCCGATGATTTTGGCCGCTATAATTGCTGTGAGAACGGTCTTGCAAAATTAGGGCTCGGTCAAAATCGAACTTGAAGGCCTGGAACGGTTGCAGGTGATCGTGAGGTTGTCGGACCGGGAAGCGATTTAGGATTCCTGTCATCCGCATCGCTCGATTGCTGGTCTGGACGCAACGTTTATAGGGTCATTACGCCTGAAAGCTGAACGAGCATATTTGCCGGGTATGGGGTGACCTGCAACAGCGTTTCCGGCGGCGGTCGTTTGCTGGCTTCGGGTCTTCCTCCAGCCAAAACGGCCGATCCTCACCAGCGGTTCTCTAAGGCTTGGCGGCCCCGCGAATGCTCCGGACATTGGCCGACAGGACTCGCCGGGTAATCGGCGGCGGCCTGAATGAGGATAAGCCCATCGCGGGCGATTGCCGCAGGCCTCAGAGCACGCTTTGATGGGGGTATTTCGTCCGGCCTTGCGATCGATGTCGTGGCCAAGGACAAAAAGCACAAGTTTGGAAAAGAATATGGCCAACTTAGTTTCGATCGACTGGAGCATTGAGGAGTTTCGACGCTTGATTTCCGAGCAACCGAAATCCAGCGAGGCCGGATCTTCTATCGAGAAGACAGTCGATGTTCTGAACAGTGGACTCGCCTCAACCTCCGAAACCATCGATCGGGCGCCACCCATCGAAAATGCAAGTTCGCGTGAAGCCGAGGCCGTGAGCGAAAGATTGGGCCCAAGTCAGGTCTTCACACAGAAAAAGGACAGATCGGTCGATTTGACGGTGGCCGACGTGATGGCATTGACGGCTTCCCAAGTAGCAGGCAGCGACAAGCCGATAGCATCACCAGAAGCTGATCGCGTCCGCGACATTGCACTTGATATCCTCAATCCTGAAGTTGCCCAGCTATCCAATATGTTGGATCGGGCATCGAATGCGAAGAACGCAGCTACGTCCGAAGTCAAGACCGCCACGCCAGTTCCTGGAACCGAGGACAAAGGGACCGCTTCGGCAGCGCCTCTCAAATCCGACGTACAAGAAGCTGCTGAAGTGCCTCCGCCGAGGATCGCACCATCGGTTTTCGCTGAAGCACGCAAAGTGGAGCTAAGATCGCCGCTGCAAGAGCTAAGATCGCCGCTGCAAAAAGCCATCGTTGAGCCTGACATCCATACAAGCAGGGCTGACCGCGAACGTGCCATAGCACTCCGTTGGGTCCTGCGGGATATTAACGGCAATCGTTTGAATTGGTGGCCGCCGCGCGAAGAAGACCTGAAAATTCTGATCGAGTTTGATCTCGTCGAAATGAAGAACGGCTTGCCTCAGCTGACGGTCGCTGGACTAGGCGCTATCGAATTGGCGCGCCGGTCTTAAATCAGGCAGATAAGGCGCCAACAATAATCCAACTTTCTTGGCGGCGGCCAAGAGAAGCAGAAGCCGCTGCTGCATAAGACGTGTGAACGTCAGCTCGCGATTCACAATGCTAACGGATTGGCAAGATGGCCGGGCGCTCAATCGATGATGCACATCGGCGAATTGGCAGAGGGTTCCGGAATGATTCGATGCCGGCCACGCGGGCGTAGGAACTGGGCCGAAATTTAACCGAGGTCGTGATCACCCAAGCACATGACGTACCAGCCTGGAGAAAATGGAATGTACGGCCTCGAGCGATGGTTGTCGTTGGCAGCTTCCAAGGGATAAGGACTCAATGGCAAGTGTGCTAAAAAGTCAGCTTCAGGCAGGCACGCATCCGCCGTTTGCAGGGCATCTTTTGATTGGTCAACCATACCCTCGCTCATCACACTCTCCGAGCAGACAAGCCCCGTTCTTCCCCCAGATACCTTCGTTCAGTTTGTCGCCCAAGTCAAATTATAAGCGATCTCTACCGGCTCGTCTTTCGATCAAGATCCCTTCGAGTAGCAGCGAGCTCGCGGGACTGCACACCGGTTGTGCTCCATCCGGAAGCCCTAAGGAAACCCCGCAGGCTTGAAGGGCTGATCAAGACCAACCCGACGAAGAAACTGCTCCATTCCGTCATCGAAATCGGGGAACGTAAGCAGCATCCGCCGTAGCTGATCCGCGTTTCGACCGATCCTGAATTCTTCCAGCGACTGTTTCATTTCGACGACGATGGCGGGTTCGGTTGCGACGCTGGTCATGACAAGGCCAAGGATATCGCGTTGACACGATTCGGCCGTTACCGACACCGCCTCCAGAGCTTCGTAAGAAATGCGAAACGTGAAATCAGGATCGCTGGCGGCCCACTGGAAATGAGCTTCAAAGGCGTCTTCGTGCGTAATTTTAAAGCCGGCTCGTCGCGCCGATGCACCTAATTCGTCAAATGATCCTCTTTGGCTGAACAGCCGAAAATACCGCATTTGCTTTGCGGCCGCTTCGGCGCGCTCCTGGAGCTTCGGTGAATTCAGCCAGCCAAGGACGCGGGTCCTGGCATGAAGAGAGACAATTTCCTCTATCGTCGGCGAAAGGCCTCGCACGTGCTTGGCAGCGGCTTGCGCGCGCTCCCGCAATTTCGATGAGTTTAGCGAACGAAGCATGCGCATCACCGGGGCCAAGGGAACAATTTCTCCAGCCTTCGAACAACGAACCGTGCAAGTGTGGCGTGAAAACGGCAGATTTTTTGAGATAACGTGGCAAAGAAAAGCCCGCCAAACCGGAGACTTTCCCTTCGGAACGAATCTGAACCTTTATGCCTGTTAAGCGACATATGTTGATCGGCGGATCGTTTGCGACGTCCACTACTTGTTGGAGTTCCAAATGTATCAAGTTCAGCAACGAATTGCAGTGTTGACCAAATCAAGGGCCAAGCTCCTCGCGGAGTTGCGCGAATTGGACCTACTGCGGGAGCAGGTCAGGAAATGGGACCTCGGTGCCTGCGCTGGCGAGTTTCACCAGTTGCCCTCAAAGAATTCCCAAAATTGTGCTGATCTTGGTCCGGCCGGTTTTGAGTTCTCGGAAGAGGCTGTGGCGCGTCTGGACGAGAATTCAGACATTCCATTGTTGTCGAACCGGGACTAGGAAGGCGGTCCTTCGAGCACTTCAACCCAATCGATCAAGGATGTCCGCTCATTTGTTGCACGGCTGAGAGTGCAGGTGCTCTTCCACGTTAAAGTCAAATTGGCAACAAAGTAATGAATCTTGAGTTCTGGGTTTAGATCCAGGAAGGCCGGTTATCTCAGGAGGGGCGATGCTTGGCCGACCATAATCGCTGAGCAGTCCGCATGATCATGATGCCGACTGCGCCGCCTGCCATTTTCTCCAGCGCATCGACCAACGTGCCGTGGCGGTCCGGCGTCATGGTCTGCAAAATCTCCAGAAACACCGCGGCGCCGAACACGATGCCGAAAACAAGGATCGGGCGTCGTGGATAGGCGAAGCTGAAGAGGGCACCGAGCAAAGCAAACGCGATGACGTGCTCAAAATGAGCATAGGTTCGCATCGCCGGGCGCATCAAGAACGGCGAGAGCTTGAAATAGATGCCATAGACGAAGTCGACATGCGTCAGCGTGGCATAGGCGATCGTGATGACCGCTAGCCATGCCGCAGCCCTGGCAAGCTGGGAAATATGCCTGTTCATCTTGTTGTTTTACACCGGCCCAAAACTTCTCCGAGGCGATAGTATCCTTAACCTTACCGCCCGACGGAGGGGGCTCCCAGCCGGCACCTGCGGTGCCGGCATCCGTGTGAAATTGGTGGAAGTCAGCACCTCCTGCACCTCCCTTGATATCGGCCCCGCGTGCGACGATGATTTCCGCCTGTGAAAATCCGTCCCGGCAGCTCTGGCTGGGCTTTGAAAGGGGTCCTTCATGAGTGCCGAAATCACACCCTATCGCATTTCGGTCGGCGACGA
This portion of the Bradyrhizobium sp. AZCC 2262 genome encodes:
- a CDS encoding VanZ family protein, whose protein sequence is MNRHISQLARAAAWLAVITIAYATLTHVDFVYGIYFKLSPFLMRPAMRTYAHFEHVIAFALLGALFSFAYPRRPILVFGIVFGAAVFLEILQTMTPDRHGTLVDALEKMAGGAVGIMIMRTAQRLWSAKHRPS